One segment of Rhodopirellula baltica SH 1 DNA contains the following:
- a CDS encoding BON domain-containing protein — protein MHSTTQPNDTASTLSGAPIGFADPADLRVSELRSTAAIRALADSNVAELRFLRVDESENEICLTGRVRSFYHKQLAQEAIRPVAAGRQVVNRVDVCISS, from the coding sequence ATGCATTCGACCACTCAGCCAAACGACACTGCTTCCACCCTCTCCGGTGCACCGATCGGTTTTGCCGATCCTGCCGATCTTCGCGTTTCGGAACTCCGTTCCACCGCCGCTATCCGAGCTTTAGCCGACAGCAACGTCGCTGAATTGCGGTTTTTGCGGGTGGACGAGAGCGAAAACGAAATCTGCCTGACCGGCCGGGTTCGCAGCTTCTATCACAAGCAGCTCGCTCAAGAAGCGATCCGCCCCGTCGCCGCAGGACGCCAAGTCGTTAACCGCGTCGACGTCTGCATCAGCTCCTGA
- a CDS encoding asparagine synthase-related protein codes for MNASPVIERIVNLLDPSGDILLGTTREAAEAAVRSGDAEAVGKIRGQFAILQAEGKTVHMARSIGRPMRYFLAKRAAGPCLIVAERIDEIFEQLRAEGLEDQFHPSYTRMVPAHHVMKLQLTGCPDPNPTLHRFFDPRSNTLPASIEAIGTRYIERLVGACSDWIDTIEKDAPIGVMFSGGIDSGAVLIAMIHALKQRGQTPQRLKAFVLSVKENAHSRETDFAQASDFLEAIRMPMLLEVISVEKSHIDWRSAIEVTEDYKPLDIQSATMGLALCQGIRDQYPDWKYLVDGDGGDENFKDYPIEENPELTIRSVLNNQMLYQEGWGVDAVKHSLVYSGGQSRGHVRTSAPARRLGFHGFSPMALPEVIEVAEGTPFIEMTDWDHEKLYALKGQIVGAGIQAVTGVKMPVNPKRRFQHGAGGKDAFDALFPLKETEYRQYFSDAFSTSKLAERLPAE; via the coding sequence ATGAACGCGTCTCCGGTTATCGAACGCATCGTGAACTTGTTGGATCCCAGCGGCGACATCCTATTGGGAACCACTCGCGAAGCAGCGGAAGCAGCCGTGCGAAGCGGAGATGCGGAAGCGGTCGGAAAAATCCGTGGGCAGTTCGCGATTTTGCAAGCGGAAGGCAAGACGGTGCACATGGCTCGATCAATCGGGCGGCCGATGCGCTACTTCCTGGCCAAGCGAGCCGCGGGTCCGTGCTTGATTGTCGCCGAACGGATCGACGAGATCTTCGAACAACTGCGAGCGGAAGGTTTGGAAGATCAGTTTCATCCTTCCTACACTCGGATGGTGCCGGCGCATCACGTCATGAAGCTGCAACTGACCGGTTGTCCCGATCCCAACCCAACACTGCACCGATTCTTTGATCCACGATCCAACACGTTGCCGGCCAGCATCGAAGCGATCGGCACTCGATACATCGAACGACTCGTCGGCGCGTGTTCCGATTGGATCGACACGATCGAAAAGGACGCACCGATCGGCGTGATGTTCAGCGGCGGCATCGACAGCGGTGCGGTGTTGATCGCGATGATTCACGCTTTGAAACAACGTGGTCAGACACCGCAACGTTTGAAAGCGTTTGTGTTGTCGGTGAAGGAGAATGCACACTCTCGCGAAACCGATTTTGCGCAGGCGAGTGATTTCTTGGAAGCGATCAGGATGCCGATGTTGTTGGAAGTCATCTCGGTTGAGAAGTCTCACATCGATTGGCGATCCGCAATTGAAGTCACCGAGGACTACAAACCACTGGACATCCAGAGTGCCACCATGGGATTGGCCCTGTGCCAAGGCATTCGCGATCAATATCCAGATTGGAAGTACTTGGTCGACGGAGATGGTGGCGACGAAAACTTCAAGGACTATCCGATTGAAGAAAATCCCGAATTGACCATTCGAAGCGTTCTAAACAACCAAATGCTCTACCAAGAAGGTTGGGGTGTGGACGCGGTGAAGCATTCGCTCGTTTACAGCGGCGGCCAAAGCCGCGGGCATGTCCGGACGAGTGCACCGGCTCGTCGGTTGGGATTTCACGGTTTCAGCCCGATGGCGTTGCCCGAGGTGATCGAGGTTGCTGAGGGAACCCCATTCATCGAGATGACCGATTGGGACCACGAGAAGCTTTACGCACTGAAAGGCCAAATCGTTGGTGCGGGCATTCAAGCGGTGACCGGCGTGAAGATGCCAGTCAATCCGAAGCGTCGATTCCAACACGGTGCTGGCGGCAAGGATGCGTTTGACGCTCTGTTTCCGTTAAAAGAAACCGAATATCGCCAGTACTTCAGCGATGCGTTTTCAACGAGCAAGCTGGCCGAGCGTCTTCCCGCTGAGTAG
- a CDS encoding phosphoribosylaminoimidazolesuccinocarboxamide synthase, whose product MNDTYQFDAAGALLSTQLPFPRRQGKVRDVYDLGDRLLIVSSDRISAFDYILPTGIPDKGRLLTAMSRFWFEQMDAGRIGQNVGSAGGDGSSNPRSISHHLISTDVPEDVAAVVDPKPLEGRVMVTRKASVVPFECVVRGYLEGSGWKEYQATGEVCGVSLPAGLKQCDQLSEAIFTPATKAEEGHDENVSYEVMSQSLGEEQSSQLRRMSLAIYQDASKIAAERGLLIADTKFEFGVVDGELMLIDEVLTPDSSRFWAADEYEPGHSQRSFDKQFVREYLQESDWDRNSPPPPLPESIAHQTADRYREGYERLVGKAFA is encoded by the coding sequence ATGAATGACACGTACCAATTTGATGCCGCCGGCGCATTGCTGAGCACCCAACTGCCGTTTCCACGCCGCCAAGGTAAAGTCCGCGATGTGTACGACTTGGGCGACCGGCTGCTGATTGTCAGCAGCGATCGGATTAGCGCGTTCGACTACATTTTGCCCACCGGCATCCCCGACAAGGGACGCTTGCTGACCGCGATGAGCCGGTTCTGGTTTGAGCAAATGGATGCAGGGCGAATCGGCCAAAACGTTGGCTCGGCTGGCGGCGACGGTTCAAGCAACCCGCGATCGATTTCCCATCATTTGATCAGCACCGACGTCCCAGAAGACGTTGCCGCCGTCGTTGATCCAAAGCCGCTCGAAGGTCGCGTGATGGTGACTCGGAAAGCTTCGGTCGTTCCGTTTGAATGCGTTGTTCGAGGTTACCTTGAAGGCAGCGGTTGGAAGGAATACCAAGCCACCGGTGAAGTCTGCGGCGTTTCGTTGCCCGCGGGGCTGAAGCAATGCGACCAACTCAGCGAAGCGATTTTCACTCCGGCAACCAAAGCCGAGGAGGGGCACGACGAAAACGTCTCGTACGAAGTCATGAGTCAATCGCTTGGCGAAGAACAGTCGAGCCAACTGCGGCGAATGAGTTTGGCGATCTATCAAGACGCGTCGAAGATCGCGGCTGAGCGTGGCTTGTTGATCGCGGATACCAAGTTTGAGTTTGGTGTCGTTGATGGTGAGCTGATGCTGATCGATGAAGTGCTGACGCCCGACAGCTCTCGTTTTTGGGCAGCGGACGAATACGAACCGGGGCACTCACAACGGTCCTTCGACAAGCAATTCGTTCGAGAGTATTTGCAAGAGTCGGACTGGGACCGCAACAGCCCTCCGCCACCTCTGCCGGAATCGATCGCTCATCAAACCGCGGATCGCTATCGAGAAGGCTACGAGCGGTTGGTCGGTAAAGCCTTCGCGTGA
- the infC gene encoding translation initiation factor IF-3, with product MALARRNVQPENRDSTRINAQIRITPVRVVSEEGEQLGIIPTEQALERARDAGLDLVEVAPGERPPVCRIMDYGKFKYDKNKKKNSGSSHTKTKEIRLRPKTGDEDIRTKVRQAEKFLEHKDKVQVSVLFRGREMAHIEEGRKVMEQVIEILSEVGKVETKPQQHGRRMICMIAPK from the coding sequence GTGGCATTGGCACGCAGAAACGTACAACCGGAAAATCGCGATTCAACTCGCATCAACGCCCAAATCCGCATCACGCCCGTGCGTGTTGTCAGTGAAGAGGGGGAACAACTCGGAATCATCCCAACCGAACAGGCTCTCGAGCGTGCTCGCGATGCAGGGTTGGATTTGGTCGAAGTGGCCCCTGGAGAGCGTCCGCCGGTTTGCCGAATCATGGATTACGGCAAATTCAAGTACGACAAAAACAAGAAAAAGAACAGCGGTTCGTCTCACACCAAGACCAAAGAAATCCGTTTGCGACCTAAGACCGGTGACGAAGACATTCGCACCAAGGTTCGCCAAGCTGAAAAGTTCTTGGAACACAAAGACAAGGTCCAAGTCAGCGTGCTGTTCCGTGGTCGTGAAATGGCCCACATCGAAGAAGGCCGCAAAGTGATGGAACAGGTCATCGAGATCCTCAGCGAAGTGGGCAAGGTCGAAACCAAGCCCCAACAGCACGGGCGACGAATGATCTGCATGATCGCACCGAAGTAA
- a CDS encoding helix-turn-helix domain-containing protein translates to MKPLSQQVREIVQQSQTSPSAIAKAAGINQSAMSRFMNDGSLTMEKLDRLAKVLGVSVTTDVSLIPRPPEKGRPAKSTEKRTKMNKKQAKSLADRYAQDAFENNFSSRRGIWHIVQVDCLLYYNNNPYAIDDTVRSGELNRIEKQLKAVGIKVLARGEGGDALRSKIDAFYTATMLIDCSVDRQPEVVKIIEEETSRSDQEVNELVAIKRQRNLAD, encoded by the coding sequence ATGAAACCTCTGAGCCAACAAGTCCGCGAAATTGTTCAACAGTCGCAGACATCGCCGTCCGCCATTGCGAAAGCTGCTGGCATCAACCAGTCGGCGATGTCCAGGTTCATGAATGACGGAAGCCTGACGATGGAAAAGCTGGATCGCCTAGCGAAGGTGCTGGGCGTCTCCGTAACCACCGATGTTTCACTTATTCCGCGGCCTCCTGAGAAAGGCAGGCCAGCAAAATCAACTGAAAAGAGAACCAAGATGAACAAGAAGCAAGCCAAATCACTGGCAGACCGGTACGCACAGGACGCCTTCGAGAACAATTTTTCCAGTCGTCGAGGAATTTGGCACATCGTGCAAGTCGACTGCCTCCTCTACTACAACAACAACCCATACGCGATTGACGACACCGTTCGCTCCGGTGAATTAAACCGGATTGAAAAGCAATTGAAAGCGGTTGGAATCAAAGTCCTTGCAAGAGGTGAGGGGGGCGACGCACTACGAAGCAAAATCGACGCATTTTACACAGCCACGATGCTGATTGACTGTAGCGTCGACCGGCAACCTGAAGTCGTGAAAATCATCGAAGAAGAGACTAGTAGGAGCGACCAAGAGGTAAACGAGCTGGTGGCAATAAAGCGACAACGCAATCTTGCTGACTGA
- a CDS encoding HTH domain-containing protein, with amino-acid sequence MTRKQRKPKRQTADRFAVLNAFVDFSLRELTRPDLAVWMVLYRDTRNGVAKTGQTDIAKRAGISERTVRRSIKRLSDIGLLLVVHRGGIRSGPSSYRVFPMSQARFESLP; translated from the coding sequence ATGACACGGAAGCAACGCAAGCCGAAGCGACAAACGGCTGACCGCTTCGCGGTGTTGAATGCGTTCGTCGACTTCTCACTGCGTGAACTGACGCGGCCTGATTTGGCGGTTTGGATGGTGCTGTATCGCGACACCCGAAACGGAGTCGCCAAGACAGGTCAGACCGACATCGCCAAGCGAGCAGGAATCAGCGAACGAACCGTTCGTCGTTCCATCAAACGGCTGAGCGATATCGGGCTGCTGCTGGTTGTTCATCGCGGCGGGATTCGCTCGGGACCATCGTCCTATCGAGTGTTTCCGATGTCACAGGCTCGGTTCGAGTCACTTCCCTAA
- a CDS encoding DnaB-like helicase C-terminal domain-containing protein: MTGQQPFVRCDRLFDDWHDDVLHGKPPRRFHIGEGLDHIRFGPGMVALLGGSPGMGKTAFVMQSVVTAMSADDSLRVCVANVEMPPERLLERQLSRLSDVSLTDIQDRTLNDRQRERLSDAFDTLDDIADRLVFVRSPMSLENVADAADSIDADLIVLDYIQRIRPVGKHDDKRGSVDATMDSIRRFANAGCCVIALSAVGRSKDAKGRSSYSGDGLSLASFRESSELEYGADDAYLIVPAKNSDDDADDGVVDVELRQLKSRYGKPTDIELTFDRTRQRFELTEPPMSEEHQRLRDSIAGLWGDQ, from the coding sequence ATGACGGGGCAACAACCATTTGTCCGGTGCGACCGATTGTTCGATGACTGGCACGATGATGTCTTGCACGGCAAACCGCCGCGGCGATTCCACATCGGCGAGGGGTTGGACCACATCCGATTCGGTCCTGGGATGGTCGCATTGCTGGGCGGTTCGCCTGGGATGGGAAAGACGGCATTCGTCATGCAGTCCGTGGTCACGGCGATGTCTGCTGACGATTCGTTGCGGGTTTGCGTGGCGAATGTCGAGATGCCACCGGAACGGCTGTTAGAACGTCAACTGAGCCGCCTGAGCGATGTTTCATTGACTGACATTCAGGACCGGACGTTGAACGACCGACAGCGCGAACGCTTGTCGGATGCATTCGACACGCTGGACGACATCGCGGACCGTTTGGTGTTTGTTCGTTCGCCGATGTCGCTCGAAAACGTGGCGGACGCTGCGGATTCCATCGACGCGGATTTGATCGTGTTGGACTACATCCAACGGATTCGGCCTGTCGGCAAGCATGACGACAAACGAGGGTCGGTCGATGCGACGATGGATTCGATTCGTCGGTTTGCCAATGCGGGGTGCTGCGTCATTGCGTTGTCTGCGGTGGGGCGTTCGAAGGATGCCAAAGGACGTTCCAGCTACTCGGGCGACGGTTTGTCGCTGGCATCGTTTCGGGAGTCATCCGAACTCGAATACGGCGCGGACGATGCCTATTTGATTGTTCCCGCGAAGAACTCGGACGATGACGCAGACGATGGCGTGGTGGACGTTGAACTACGTCAACTGAAATCACGCTACGGCAAGCCGACCGACATCGAACTGACGTTCGACCGAACACGGCAACGGTTCGAACTGACCGAGCCGCCGATGTCAGAAGAACACCAACGACTGCGTGATTCCATCGCAGGATTGTGGGGTGACCAATGA
- a CDS encoding DNA primase small subunit domain-containing protein, with product MNAAMPFGYRIVGPCSLERKVVQYDRAFAAYAACDDLAQIDSEGFLSPFQYDNEFLTRRIDAAGTLDVRGFDGRCWSRFIWFDIDREGDIDSATQDARRLAMMLVERYRIDESELLLFFSGSKGFHIGLPTSLFDVEPSIEFGSVVRKLAEGLTASVRVVIDPSVYGKVQPLRAPNSRHGKTGRHKRILTFDELMHRKPSSIVTASAEPLEFDLPTEPGIDQRAVDDWHAAVAAMKRKAEAVKVIAADRSELNRSTLEFIQDGAEQGDRHRLLYSAAANLGEFGCPSRLAHALLTEAALDSGLTPTDVRRAIDNALSKGGAV from the coding sequence GTGAACGCTGCGATGCCATTCGGGTATCGCATTGTCGGACCGTGTAGCCTCGAACGCAAAGTCGTCCAGTACGACCGAGCGTTCGCGGCCTACGCGGCCTGCGATGACCTGGCACAAATTGATTCGGAAGGGTTCCTATCGCCTTTCCAATACGACAACGAATTTTTGACCCGTCGCATTGACGCGGCGGGAACCTTGGATGTCCGCGGTTTTGATGGCCGATGCTGGTCGCGGTTCATTTGGTTCGACATCGACCGCGAAGGCGACATTGATTCGGCAACACAGGATGCGCGGCGACTGGCGATGATGCTGGTCGAACGCTATCGCATCGACGAATCCGAACTGTTGCTGTTCTTCTCGGGATCCAAAGGGTTCCACATTGGTTTGCCGACATCGTTGTTCGATGTGGAACCGTCCATCGAATTCGGCTCGGTTGTTCGGAAGTTGGCGGAAGGTTTGACCGCTTCGGTTCGTGTCGTCATTGACCCGTCCGTCTACGGCAAGGTTCAACCGCTTCGGGCACCGAACAGCCGACACGGCAAGACAGGGCGTCACAAACGCATCCTGACATTCGACGAATTGATGCATCGCAAACCGAGCTCCATCGTGACGGCATCGGCTGAGCCGCTGGAATTCGATTTGCCAACTGAACCGGGCATCGACCAACGAGCGGTTGACGACTGGCACGCCGCGGTCGCAGCGATGAAACGCAAAGCCGAAGCGGTGAAAGTCATCGCGGCGGACCGTTCGGAACTGAACCGCTCGACGTTGGAATTCATCCAAGACGGCGCGGAGCAAGGCGACCGGCATCGGTTGCTGTATTCCGCCGCGGCCAATCTTGGCGAATTCGGTTGTCCATCGCGATTGGCTCATGCGTTGTTGACCGAGGCGGCATTGGATAGCGGGCTGACGCCAACCGATGTTCGTCGTGCAATCGACAACGCATTGTCGAAAGGCGGTGCGGTATGA
- a CDS encoding helix-turn-helix domain-containing protein, with translation MMSVDDVANELGCSSRHVRRLIDRGKLPRPIRLGSLVRILRADFDHWLNAGCPNLGSASRGRRS, from the coding sequence ATGATGTCGGTCGACGATGTCGCGAATGAACTCGGTTGTTCATCCCGACACGTCCGAAGGTTGATTGACCGCGGAAAACTTCCGCGCCCCATTCGGCTCGGGTCATTGGTCCGCATTCTTCGAGCTGACTTTGACCACTGGTTGAATGCAGGTTGCCCCAATCTCGGTTCTGCATCGAGGGGGCGACGGTCATGA
- a CDS encoding DoxX family protein, producing MNSNKKLTIAGWILSGLLALMLIGASASGKLTSWEGKSEMFAKMGWSEDVMFWIGIVEVTVTVLFLIPRTSFIGAILLAAYLGGATATHVRMEEPFFIPIIVGIVVWVALGLRNPAVFRLAFAPQSVSNTADPVDRSEA from the coding sequence ATGAACTCGAACAAAAAGTTGACAATCGCCGGCTGGATCTTGAGCGGCCTCCTGGCCCTGATGCTGATCGGAGCAAGTGCTTCAGGGAAGCTCACTAGCTGGGAAGGCAAATCCGAAATGTTTGCCAAGATGGGATGGAGCGAAGACGTGATGTTCTGGATCGGCATCGTCGAAGTGACCGTCACAGTCCTGTTTTTGATACCACGAACATCGTTCATCGGAGCCATCTTGTTGGCGGCCTACTTGGGCGGTGCAACGGCAACACATGTTCGAATGGAGGAACCATTCTTCATCCCAATCATCGTTGGGATCGTTGTTTGGGTCGCCCTCGGACTTCGCAACCCCGCCGTGTTCCGTCTCGCCTTCGCACCTCAATCGGTTTCGAATACGGCGGACCCTGTCGACCGTTCTGAAGCGTAA
- a CDS encoding DUF1579 domain-containing protein has protein sequence MPNPLPLLSLTFALLFVGDAVAQEQPTMPEPTPEHQWLQQFSGNWTTKSESSMGPDQPPVQCEGIMTSRMLGGFWLINNMKGDYAGTPMNGIQTIGFDESRKKYVGTWIDSVTSFMWHYEGHVDSTGKVLTLEAEGPNFMSDGKTTKFEDIYEFKSENELSIQSRILADDGQWITFVSGTANRSKSE, from the coding sequence ATGCCAAATCCACTCCCGTTGCTGTCACTGACGTTCGCATTGCTGTTCGTCGGCGACGCGGTAGCACAAGAGCAACCGACGATGCCCGAGCCGACACCGGAGCATCAATGGTTACAACAGTTCTCGGGCAACTGGACGACCAAGTCAGAATCGAGCATGGGGCCGGATCAACCGCCCGTCCAATGCGAAGGCATCATGACATCTCGCATGCTCGGCGGGTTTTGGTTGATTAACAACATGAAAGGAGACTACGCCGGAACGCCCATGAATGGCATACAAACGATCGGATTCGATGAATCCAGAAAGAAGTATGTGGGCACTTGGATCGATTCAGTGACCTCCTTCATGTGGCACTATGAAGGTCACGTCGATTCCACTGGCAAAGTCCTCACGTTGGAGGCGGAGGGTCCCAATTTCATGTCGGATGGAAAGACAACGAAGTTCGAAGACATCTACGAATTCAAATCAGAGAATGAACTTTCTATCCAATCTCGAATCCTCGCCGACGATGGCCAGTGGATCACATTTGTGAGTGGCACGGCGAACCGAAGCAAATCCGAGTGA